In Lolium rigidum isolate FL_2022 chromosome 3, APGP_CSIRO_Lrig_0.1, whole genome shotgun sequence, the genomic window TCGCGGCGACACGTCGTCCGGTCGGCGCTCTCGCGGCGTCTGTAGAGGCGAAGGTGATCGCTCTGAAAATCGGGGCACCGCACGATGACAAGCTGGTTCGTTCTAGTCGCTTCCGCGCATTCTTTTTGGTCCAGGCGTACGTCGCGTGTGTACGGAGACGACGAGCCGTTGCGGCCTTGCAAAGTGGGCTTAATCCTCTGGAGGAATCGCTCAGACGGCCTAATGTACAACAGGCCCATAGGCCATAGCATGTCGGATTGTTTTTTTCTCCTTCAGAAACACACACACGAGCACTCACCAAATTAAGGCCAACCTCATTAAAAATAGAGTAAATTACACCCGAAGTACACCATCTTGCATCCAACGTGATAGTTTGGTACACCATCTTGCAAACCGTGAGACCGCCGTCCACCATCTTTCGAATTGCGTGATGGTTTGGTCCTGGCCAATCAGGAGGCGACGCGTGGATGCCAGGTGGCCAATGGAAACGCACGCTGCTGCGTGGATGGTTTTGCACTTAGCCCCCGGTCGGCCCGAACCATCGCCGATGCCCCCGCGCGCTGATTTAGGCGGCCTGCGTCTTCTCCGCGCGTCCAGTTCTGCTCCCTGTCGTCTCCGCGCCGCCGTGAGAAGCTGTCGCGCCGCCGTCATGCCGCCGGAGCTGCGCGAGCGGATGTGGAACGAGGATCCACCTCCCTACGGTATGTTATTCCTCGAGTCCCTCCTCTGTCTCCCTGTGCCTTGTATTCGCCGCCTGTACCGTAGCGCCCGTCGACGCCATGGATTCGGAGGTCCGTCAAATCCTTGCGTCATGGGCCCCGTATAAGAACCATCGTCGACTTGTTCAAGAGCAGCTGATAGGAGTCAAATCCGTGGGTTGCATTGGCCATTTGTAGCCGAGTTTTTGCGGAAGAACATGTCATTGTTTTCGTTCAATATGATAATCAAAAGCACCATTGCTGCATATTGTGTGTTGTTTAGCTTAGTTTAACCCCTGTGCATGGAGTAGAATCAAAAAGTTTCAAAATTcggttcgtttgtagaatccttaACTCTGAATTTTATGACTGCAAGTGTTACATGCTACGTACGATTGTATTTGTTTGCCAATCTTTGTGTGTGCATGAGATAGCATTAATTTATCATTGTTTGATTTTCGGTGGTGCATAATGTAAGCTGGTTCGGGGTACTTCTCTTTAGAAGTATGCCACAATGGATTTTTACTGTGGATTGGGAGAAAGGCTGCGGTATGTTGATGATACGGTTTCGGTGTTTGATTATCTCGGTGCTCATAGTTGGTCCAACATAGTACTTGATGAAATTACGGGAATGCTTGGCTGTTTGAGGGATCATAAAGTACATGTGTATTGGTTGTTTCCTGGAAAAAATCGAAAGATGGTTTGCTGCCAATTGTCGATGATGCGGACATGAATGAGATGAGGAAAGCAGTACTGCTACGATAACACTCTGGCCATATTTGTGGATCACACAGATTTTCTTGGAACTATTAGGGCTGAGCTTGTGAGGTAAAATGTTGCAAGAGCAACAATCACAAGACCAGCTCCAACAGTTGCTAGTCCAACTCCATCAGTTGCTAGACCAGCTCCATCAGTTGCTAGACCAGCTCCATCAGTTGCTAGACCAGCTCCATCACTTGCTAGACCAGCTTCATCAGTTGCTAGAGCAGCTTCATCAGTTGCTAGACCAGCTTCATCCGGGTCAAGACCTGCTCTATCCGAGGCATCACTTGTAGCTGTTGAGACAGTTGAGCAAGAAACTCTGGCTGATTTGGATGATGACTCTGACAGTGGAAGTGACTTTGAGATATATGACAGTGACTATGATGCAGAGGAAGGAGATGATGATCTGTTCATTGATAATGTTGACAGCGGTGTGAATGACAACAATAAGAGAGCTGTGTTTGTACAAACTGAAAATGAAGATGCACTAGATGATAGAGACCTCCATTTGGTAGATGATGAAAGGCAGCAGGTGCAGCTAAAGTTCAAGGAATTCAATCCAGAGGTTGACATGGATTCTCCTGTTTTTAAAATAGGGATGAAGTTTGCAGACATAGAGGAGGTTAGACAAGCAGTCAATGCATACAGCATCGGGAACAGAGTGAAgataaggaaaataaaaaataacgAGCAAGAGTTCATGCAGTTTGTGATGAAGGGTGTCCATGGTTTCTCAAGGTTGGCACTGATTTTCAGAGATCAGGTGGTTTTGTGGTAACAGGTTATGAAGATGAGCACAGGTGTGAGAGAGTCTATGAAATGAGGGCACTTACTGCTAGGTTTCTATGCAAGAAGTTCATTGATGAATTCAGGGACAACCAAAAAATGGATCTGCAAACATTTCTTGCTAAGGTGCAAAGAGAGTTCAACATGTGCCCTGACGGTGGAAGCTTGGAAGAGCAAGAAAAGAAGCTCTGCTTGGAAATCCATGGCAATGAGGAAGCACAATTCAGTGTACTAAGGGATTATGGCCAAGAGCTAAAGAGAGCTAATCCAGGAAGCACATTCTTTCTATCAACTAATTCTGTCAAAGATCCAAGCAGTGGCATTGTCAAGGAACATTTGGCAACAATGTATTGGACTTATGATGCCTGCAAAAGAGGTTTTCTTAGTGGATGCAGGCCACTTATTTGCATTGATGGTTGCCACATTAAGACAAGGTACAAGGGAGTACTGTTAACTGCAGTTGGCATTGACCCAAATGACTGCATTTTCCCCATTGCTATGGGCATGGTTGAGGTAGAATGCACAAGTGCATGGGAGTGGTTTTTGACAACCTTGAGGGATGACTTGAACATTACTAACACATCTTCTTTGGACTATAATGAGTGATAGGCGAAGGGATTGATTAATGCGGTTCGGAAGGTTTTCCACGATGCCGAGCATAGATTACGTGTTAGGCATATGATTCAAAATTTCCAGAAGGCAGGCCATAGAGGAGAGACACTTAAGAATGACATGTGGGCAATTGCTAGATCAACCAACATTCCAAAATGGCAAGCAAATATGGACAAACTGAAAGTGGACAGTGAGCAAGCATATGAGTGGGTAGAAGAACTTCAACCAAACACTTGGATCAAAGCATTTTTCTCAGATTTTTGCAAGTGTGACATGCTTATCTGAATAACCACTACGAAGTTTTCAACAGCTATATATTGGCGGCTAGAGAAAATCCTGTGTTGTCAATGCTTGACATGCTTTTCCACAAGCGGATGCGAGAGAAACTTGTCCAAACAGATGGATGCGGCAAAATGGCATGGAATGATCTGTCCTAAAATTAAGAAGAAAATGGACAGAGTTAAGCTGAATGGAGTTTGAGCTGCATTGTTAAACCAGCAGGAAATCACCTATTCTCTGTCCAATCTCATGAGTTGGAAAGAAGTTACTGTGTTGACACTGAAGGGAAAACATGTGATTGTAGAAGATGACAATTAACGGGTATACCATGTCATCATGCCATTGCTTGTTGCGGAACGGATAGGAAAAATCCCGAATCCCTTGTGCACGGTTGTTACACTGTTGATACATACAAGAGAGCATATAGCTTCAACTTGGTCCCACTTAGAGGAAGAGTATTCTGGGAAAAAGTCAGTGCACCAGTTGTGCATCCACCTCTGTTCACAAAGGTTATGGGTAGACCCAAGAAAAACAGAAGGCAAGCACCAGAAGAGAAGATGAAAAAAGGAGTAAAAGTATTTACCAAAGCTGGTGTGACAATCCATTGCTCTGTCTGTGGGAAAGCTGATCACAACAAGAGAGGGCACCTGAAATTTGTGCAAGATCAAGTGCAACAACAACGGGATGGAATTATCCGGGAAGATGAAGACTATGACATCCCAGAAATTATTCAGGTTAGGAACAACAACACACTTTATTGCATAACACAATTACAGAACACAATTCATTACACATGCTTATACAAGCTACAGTCTACTTCTTCCCTGCCTTCTTGACCTTCCTGAACCATTTCTTCACTGCCTTCCTCACCTTGCAAAGCACAATGGAAGTAGTAACTTCCTTCTCTATTGTTGGAGGAACAAGTGCATGCAGGTACTGCCCATCCAGTGCCCTCTCCAGTTGTTCAAGTGGAGGGAAGTCACCTGAACAAATGTTCTGGTTCCTTGCATCCCTAGGATGCATGCCATGCACTCTTCTTGGCAGCTCAGACATTTACGGCTGTTCGAGTCGACAAGCCCTTCTAATTTGACTCGGAAAGCTTGGAGTTGGCAAAGCCATGACTTGTGTTCTGACCACACACTCACCAAGCTGCTCCAAAGCAACAACAGCTTCCTGCTCCCTAGCACTTCTAGTCCTAGCATGTGCCAACTCCCACTCCCTAGCACTTCTCCTATGGTAGACTATGTCATTAGGTTGTGTACTGCTACCAGTCGACCTTCTTCTATGGTACACTATGTCTTCCGTGGTATCCATTGCTTGTATTGCTAACAACACGATAGCGAGGTGCTATTTATATGGAAACTAGGTAGGTAGAAAACAACCAAATTCACAAGttaacagtaacattggcagGAGATTCACTTCAATTTAAAATCACCCTTGTGTCATTGCATGGTCATTCACTTGGTTGTCATTGCATAGTCATTCAGCAGGTTGGCCTTGCATGCTTTTTATGGTTCCTAGGTTGCCTTTGCCAAGCTCTTACCATTTTGTCTTAATCTCTGCAGAGCATATTCCCCCAAGCACTTGACCCACGACTAGACCCTTCCAATACACTGGACAACATGGTGTATATGATGGACCAAGAGGTATACAAATTAATTTTACTAGCTTGTCTCCAGTGAATAATTCATGATAGTTAATTAAGCGTAAAATGGAAAATGCGGGCAGCAAACAATGTACCACCTGCTACGAGTGCAACAACCACTACCAGAGTGATTTTGTGGTAGAAGCTAGAGAAAGCATCCCTATAGGAAGGCACAATTTAACTACGgcaacaagaagaggaagagcgAGCAAGCTGCAACAAGGGGAAGGGGTGCATCAACTCAGcaagaaagaggaagaggaagggggaGAAGTGCTGACACATGAAGAGCAACAAGGGGAAGGGGAACATCAACTGATGAACAAAGAGGGAGAGGAAGGGGGAGATCTACATGTGCTACCAGAAAAAGATCAGCTGAAGCAAGCACAAGTGGAACTGCACACCAAGTTGCCAGAGGAAGATCAAGAAGAGGCTATGCAACAGGCCCTGGCAGTGTGTACTACATGTGTTTTGGTGATGacaggattgacctcaatgcattTCCAGACTTGAATGAACAAATCAGTGCAGATGACAATGCACATGAGATGCCTTTGAGTCAAAATGCACCATCCACAGCTGACAACTAGCAGCACATGACATTGCTTCATTTATGTACTGAACAATGCATGAGATGAACTTGTTTTCTGGTTATTTACTGAACCATGCATATGACAATGCTTCATTTATGTACTGAACAAAGCATGAGATGAACTTGTTTTCTGGTTATTTACTAAACAATGCATATGCCATTGCTTCATTTATGTACTGAACAATGCAATTTCAGTAAGCAGCCAACCTCAAGGAATTTTTTTTTCATCATATAAACAGTACAAGTTGACTCAATGAAAGCCCTTCATCAAAGCAGAAAGAACATACAAAGCTACACAACTAGCTACAATTATGAGAAACAAGAACTCTCTCCTATCTCTACTTCTAAGCTCCTCCCTATGTTCTATTTGCATAGCCTTCTTCACTGCCTTCCTCTTCCTTACTTCATCCTCTAATTCATTCAATCTCATTAAAAGGAGCATATTTTCTTCCTCAATTTCCCTCACATTCAACCTTCTATGATGCATCTGGTTTACATCTTCTATTTTATCCTACAAAACAACAATTTGCTCTAGATTTTCAGACAACAAGTGAGATAATTTGGAAGGTGCCCAAAACAGAGCAATGCAGATGATTCTCGGCGAACAGAGAGAAATTACCAGCGTCCTTGTGCTCGACGGCGTCCTCCTCGGCGATGCCTGGTAGTACACGACGGAGGTCTCCTTCCACTCCTCCTCCGCCCACGTgcttccgccaccgccaccgccggcatcGACGGCCGACGCGCCCCCTATCGGCGCCATCGCCTCCGGTGACCTTGCAGACAACACTCCCCCGCTCCGCCTCCAAGCGCTCCCTCGCCCAGCCTCCGCCAGTATGCCACCCAGCActacgtcgccgtcgccgtgcaaatcgccaccgctgccgccgTCTACGACCTAGGTTGGTTGGGGACGAAACAGAGAAGCAACAGGGGATGGACCAAAACACGGTGCAGCAATTTCCCGGGGGTATTAGCAAAACCATGCACGAGCGACAAAAACCACCTGGCATCCACGCGTCGCCTCCTGATTGGCCAGGACCAAACCATCACGCAATTCGAAAGATGGTGGACGGCGGTCTCACGGTTTGCAAGATGGTGTACCAAACTATCACATTGGACGCAAGATGGTGTACTTCGGGTGTAATTTActcttaaaaataaaaataaaaagtaaagtGTGGCTTCGCCAAATTATTTTGAGCTAAAAGCTTCCATGTGTCCTTTTTTATGTGGTGACTCCTGATATTTTTAGTCTCAAAGGGAGGATGTGTAGTTGCATTATTTTGAGATAATTCAGCATTTATTGATCAATTCAATCATTACAAAGAGTGTCCTCGATACTGTCTGAGCCGAGATTGCAAAAAATATGAATCAACTCTTTGTACATGTGGTACCTTGCCGTGGGGCCATTGACATGTGAGCCCGTCGGACATGGAACTCACTGATCTCTAACCCCATGTACCATATGTCTCACAATCCATGTCCATAAGAACATAATATTTGGCTCTACGCGCTAACACGTATGTATTGAATCATTGATCAAACGATTAATATGATCAAAAACCATAGAAGAAAGCTCTATTGCCAAAGCTTTCATGTACCGAACCACCACGACACCAAATGGTCCATGAAAGGGGATTTGATGCAAAAAAAATCACATAAGGAGGGTCTAAGGCgaggatgatattttgaattcctCTTAATTCTTGGGCACATGGGACAATGCAGACCCAACAAGGAGTGCTTCAGCCTGGATCAACCAATCACGCTCCCATTTGATCCATCATGACGTCATCCGCACAAAAATTTGGAAGAAATAGAGAATAAAGCTACATTACCACTAATAAACACCATATACCTATCAGTGGCAACTGCCATTGCGGAATTGAAGAATTGGTCACCATCCATCTATTTTAAACCGGTTTGAATAAGTCTAGCACTATGCTCGAGATGCTTCTTCTTTGCATACAATCATATAGGTTCTCCCCAAATTGTAGTTTGATCTGTGTGAACTCTAATTTTTTAGTAGGACCAAGAAGCAAAGTCATCACCCCAATTGCAGGCTCAATGGAACCTGCAAAATTTGGGGCCCTACATACTTCATCTCCAAAAAGTAGTTCTCACAACATCTACATCAAAACCTCCATGGTCCCCATTGCTCGGAAAATCGTACAAGGGTACTAAGTTTCTGATCAAGAGGCTTTGGAGAATCCCAGAAATAACAAAATATGAGTAATAATATGGTATTTATTACTTGGACACCAACAATTGCGACATACTTTGAATTTAGGTGTACTGGTTGGACTTAACATCAACTCGCTAACTGAGCAAATTCTGTTATTCGGTGGACGACTACCTTTTAGATAGAAAATCATCGAATGGATAGGAACCGTAGAAGTAGCTAACCCGTTTATGTTTGGAGGATCATTAATATCCATTTTTAGAGCTCATAAACACCATAACTCGATTTATCTTTTCAAAACATAAGCCTATGTGTAAGCATTCATCATACATAGCATCCAAAGAACTTGTTCCATTGTATATGCCAATTGACTACTAACAATAGCCAGATTCAGCCTTCGACCTATTGCTACCAACTCCGCGAGTTAGTGACAAATTATTACACATTGTGATAATGATATTTTTGGCGTCTAATTTCTAAACAGATGCAAAGTGCTACACTAGTTGTGTTACTGCAGCATGAGCATGATTACATTCACCAATCAGTTGCTGTATAAAACTAGGCACTATATTTTTTAACGAAAACATTTTTCAATTTTGTATTAACCTTGTATGTGTATTACCAGATGAGTTCCGTGTTTCTCCTCCCAAACGCGACGGTGCTTCTCCACGTGGGTGATGCCTGGAGAAGATTGTTGTATCATGCCGGAACTAATATACTTGGTGATGTTGGTTGTACACAGTTCGTTTTAGTTAATGGTTTTCATGCTCTGCAATTATATATCTCTTTGTCTTGTTGTCGATAGTTGCACATTAAAATGGTTATTCGAGAGCTTGATTTGTGAGCATTGTGACCTATCCATCTCTCACCGTGTAGCGACTCCTCAAACCTTGGAAATTAACATAGTGAACAATACAGTACGAGTGTTAGACGGCatagtttttttattttctatcgtAGAATACAACATGACTCttggtcaaaaaaaaaacatgactcTTTCAAATTTTGAAGATCAATAGAAGTGTAATATATATGGTACGTGCTAATTGTAAAAATAGAAATTGACCAAATAGTGCCGCACACGCTAAACCTATGGAAAACACAACCAACTCCGGTTAAACCCCTCGTGCGGCCGCGCACGTCCAACCAAAAAATTGGTCCAAGACAACGTGGACGGCTGGATCGTAGCCATCACACAGCCGCGGCCGGTCGCAAGTCGTGGCACGTCACCACCCCGACCCAACAACGTGCCGGACACAGCCACCGCGGTAGAAAAATCTCCACAACACAACACGAAGACTCCGGAGCTGCCGTGCCGTCTCCACGTTCCACTTGCTTTCTCCCGAACCTCTCTCACCGTCCTCTGCTCCGGTAGGCCGTAAAAATGGCAGCTACCTTGCCGTcgctcccgccgctgccgccgacgccggcgccggcggccacaACCCTGGGGAGCAACCTCCTCTCCTTCCCTGCCCCCCGGCCCCGCCTCGCCGCCACGCACCGCCGCGCGGTCGTGGCCGCCGCCTCGTccaggcctccgcctccgccgtctCCGGAGGgaggcgacgaggacgaggacgaggaggagcaggaggtggaGAGGGCCATGGGGATGGACGGCGGCATCCCCGGGACCTCGGGCGAGCTGCTGCGCCAAGTCTCCTCCCGCGCCTACGGCATGCGGCGCCACCTCATGGAGTCGCTCGACGCCCTCGCCTACGACGGTAAAAGTCCTTTACACCTTGGTCCTGTTCCTGGAACACTGGATCGTGTTCATCTTGGCTTGATTTGCTTAGGGTTTAGCTTTAGCGTCCTAAATGAATACCAGGTGAATGGTGATTGGAGGTTTAGATTCCTAAGCGCGAGCGCGCGTAGTGTTCGATGGAATGCCTAGTCTAAACACCCGAGTGTCCAAGGGTGCGATCTTTGTGTGTACGGGACAATTGCGTGTAGGAATGAGCTCAAGGTCAGCAAAGCAACTGCTGTGTGAGGCTTGTACGCTCACGCCTGCCGTGTTTCGGGCGATGTGCAGTTTTACGTGGGAGGGGGATTGAGTGGGAATAAGTATGACCATGTCCATGTGTATACGCGATTATCAACTGTATCCTCATGTTTTGGCTTAGATGGGTGCAGTTTCGTATAGGCCTTGCATCCTAGGGTTGTGCTTATTCTGCTTTCTGGAGCCTGCAAACTAGACTCAGTGGTTAAATGGCTATATAACTGAAAGGTTATGATGCACTCATGCCCACTAATAATAACACTATAAGGTCCACTGGAAATGGCCTGGTTCTTATGATTTTCGAAGTCATTCTTGTGATGATCTAACTGTAAATGCCCCTTTGGATACGCAAGTTCAAAACTTAAGTAACTGTTCTCATGATGGCTCAGTGTTGGAGACAAACCCTTGGAGAGAACAACCCAAGCCTGTCTATGTGCTGGCGAGAAGAGACAACCAACTATGGACAATGAAAACACGCAGGAACCGCAGGTCAGAATTTTTTTCTGCTAACATAACAGGTATAATTGGGCAGTTGTGATTATTGTGTACATGGTCTCTTCATTTCTTTATTTTCTGCAGTGAAGTCGAACAGGAACTTGGAATGCTTTTCTCAAAGGGAGGGAGTTCAGGAGTTGGGACTAAATCAAAGTACTCTGGCTCCAAGTTTAGTATGCTTGTTGAAGATGTTACAGAGGGAGTACTGGTGAGTATAGTTAGTAAACATTGCGTGCACATATTCTTGAGAGTCAGCCAAGTGTCTTTCTTTTTTAATTCCTATGGTTAATGGGAGAGTGTAACTTCTGAACAAGTAAATGTGGGCAATGAATCAGGACAAAGGACTGCCCAAGTAGATTAGGATAACCATAGTGCATcactatatgtatatatatattccaACGAAGGGTGCCTGTATGCATACCGTTCATGACTGCAAGGATCTCTATTGATATACCTTAGTACAATTAATCTATTTGAAGGACCAAAAGGGCAAAGCAAAATTGAGCAGTCTAAAAAGGACTATAGCATTGGCAATCATTTTCTTACAGACTCTGTTAATGATTCCAGCCTACCATACTATACTATGTACCATACCGATAAATGTTGCATTGAAATCCTAATTGCGGCGTCTCTGATCAAGTAATGAAGACCATAGGGGGGGTGTTGATTTGCATTGGATGGTTCTATTTTTCTACTGCTTATGGTGCATTCTGAATAGTTTGCTCTTCTGTTTCTATCTTGTTGATGACCAGCTTTCTGCAAATTCTCACATAACTGTCTCCTTTGTATATTTTTCTGACCCATGACCCTCTTTTCTTACAGGTGTTTGAAGACGAGGATGATGCTGTAAACTACTGTGACCTTCTACAGGGATGCGAGGGAATTGCAGAAATAGAGGCTTCATCAGTAAGATAACAAACGATATGATCTTCATAAATACCATAATGTGGTTGACAACTAATCATACCTGTACTTGTTTGTAGGTCTTCAATCTCTGCCGTCAAATGAAAGCTCTTGCTGTCCTTTTCCGTCGTGGAAGGACTCCTCCAACGCCTCAAAGCCTTGAGCGTgacttgagggcgagaaaccggtCACTGGAAGACTAGGATATTTGGATACATATGGTGTATATATGTTAATTGTATTCAATCTAGCTGTTGAAACAAATGCCCTAGGCATTGTATATACTACATGGTACATAGATTCAATTCAAAAAATGAGAGATATAAAAAAGATTGGTACATAGATTTATTCATAGCCAAGAGGGTGTGGAAGTCAAGTCTGACAGTAAGAACATACATTAGCCTGAGATTAGCAATCTCTGTAATACTGAATATTCTTGTAACTATTTAAATTGTTTACAGTGAATAAATGAGGATACCAAGTTACTATACTCCTCATCCTGTTGTCGTCGTGCTGGTTACAGTACAATACACTGATGTTGCAACTGTCTTGATGACTAGATAGATTCGGAAAAACGTGTGATGACTGAAGTTTCTACTTTGAAAAAATAAATTTGTGTGAACTAGGCTTCCCGGTTAGCCAGGAAGGAATGATGACAAGTTTGACAGTAAACACGGAACTTAGCCTGAGACCAGCAAATCTTTGTATAACTGAATATTCATGTTATACATCATTATGTACATACTAATTTACAGCACTTGGATCCTAAGTTATTATCTTCTCGATCATGCCATCGCTCCGAACGACTAACAAGATGCTTCCGCAGTCCGTTGATCATGCGGCGAGCTCCAAAGAATCTTTTGCATGAACTACTGCCATCAACATCAATTCACTACTGTACTTGTTACCGGGCAGCCAACGGCACCCAAAAGGAAAGAAAATGCAGAAAGAAAGTTCATGAATCAGTGTTCGGTCCTCTTCTCG contains:
- the LOC124695924 gene encoding uncharacterized protein LOC124695924 yields the protein MAATLPSLPPLPPTPAPAATTLGSNLLSFPAPRPRLAATHRRAVVAAASSRPPPPPSPEGGDEDEDEEEQEVERAMGMDGGIPGTSGELLRQVSSRAYGMRRHLMESLDALAYDVLETNPWREQPKPVYVLARRDNQLWTMKTRRNRSEVEQELGMLFSKGGSSGVGTKSKYSGSKFSMLVEDVTEGVLVFEDEDDAVNYCDLLQGCEGIAEIEASSVFNLCRQMKALAVLFRRGRTPPTPQSLERDLRARNRSLED